A stretch of the Eretmochelys imbricata isolate rEreImb1 chromosome 15, rEreImb1.hap1, whole genome shotgun sequence genome encodes the following:
- the HIC2 gene encoding hypermethylated in cancer 2 protein — protein sequence MELPNHAKQLLLQLNQQRAKGFLCDVIIVVENALFRAHKNILAASSMYFKSLVLHDNLINLDTDMVNPTVFRQILDFIYTGKLLTTDQPGEQNFNALLTAASYLQLHDLAALCRKKLKRNGRSFTGRAGGPSVGRPPRSQRLSTTSVIQTRYSGSTEGMKGSHSKELPKGKVSDDEIFISSSNQENSHSLSRGASKNGGSANGSSGDQELGLDLSKKSPSLPAAASQDDTQHSESQHGSPQSASAPAANSASSFDESAAGAPQSAADSSEPMEMDMNEESHSLAESGQRKSLRHSARKKEWIKKDNAFDRKEGGKGGEEGEGLPNGILVGPLSKSAERNLSNAYGPEQAFQCKEEIENGKEMSDDSGQSECESGGHTSANYVYRQEGFEPVAYGDNLYVCIPCGKGFPSSEQLNAHVETHTEEDLYIKEEGTYGDKEEAEDLSNPNQPYAAESRPFKCSVCEKSYKDPATLRQHEKTHWLTRPFPCNICGKMFTQRGTMTRHMRSHLGLKPFACEECGMRFTRQYRLTEHMRVHSGEKPYECQLCGGKFTQQRNLISHLRMHTSPT from the coding sequence ATGGAACTGCCAAATCATGCCAAACAACTGCTACTGCAGCTGAACCAGCAACGAGCCAAAGGTTTCCTCTGTGATGTGATTATTGTGGTAGAAAATGCCCTGTTTCGTGCCCACAAGAACATCCTGGCAGCCAGCAGCATGTATTTCAAATCCCTCGTCCTGCATGACAACCTGATTAACTTAGACACGGACATGGTGAACCCCACCGTGTTCCGACAGATCTTGGACTTTATTTATACTGGGAAGCTCTTAACGACTGACCAGCCCGGTGAACAGAACTTCAATGCTCTCCTCACCGCAGCAAGCTACCTCCAACTGCACGACCTGGCAGCTCTCTGCAGGAAGAAGCTGAAGCGGAATGGGAGGTCTTTCACTGGCAGGGCCGGCGGCCCCAGTGTCGGGAGACCCCCCAGGAGTCAGAGGCTTTCTACCACTTCAGTCATCCAAACTCGTTATTCAGGGTCAACTGAGGGCATGAAGGGCTCACACTCAAAGGAGCTGCCAAAGGGAAAGGTCTCTGACGATGAGATCTTCATCAGCAGCTCTAACCAAGAGAACTCTCACTCCTTAAGCAGGGGAGCCAGCAAGAACGGCGGCAGTGCAAATGGAAGCAGCGGCGACCAGGAGCTCGGCCTCGACCTGTCCAAAAAAAGCCCGTCGCTCCCCGCGGCAGCCTCCCAGGACGACACACAGCACAGTGAAAGCCAGCACGGCTCTCCCCAATCTGCCTCAGCCCCCGCAGCCAACAGTGCCTCATCATTCGACGAGTCTGCAGCCGGAGCCCCCCAGAGTGCAGCAGACAGCAGCGAGCCCATGGAGATGGACATGAACGAGGAGAGCCACTCCCTGGCGGAGAGCGGCCAGCGCAAGAGCCTCCGGCACTCGGCGCGCAAGAAGGAGTGGATCAAGAAAGACAATGCTTTTGACCGGAAAGAGGGGGGCAAAGGTGGCGAGGAAGGCGAGGGGCTACCCAATGGCATCCTGGTGGGTCCCTTGTCCAAGTCGGCCGAGCGGAACCTGAGCAACGCCTATGGCCCGGAGCAGGCATTCCAGTGTAAAGAGGAGATAGAAAACGGCAAGGAGATGAGCGATGACAGTGGACAGAGCGAGTGTGAGAGTGGGGGGCACACCAGCGCCAACTACGTCTACCGGCAGGAGGGGTTTGAGCCTGTGGCCTACGGTGACAACCTGTATGTCTGCATCCCCTGTGGCAAGGGCTTCCCCAGCTCCGAGCAGCTCAACGCCCACGTAGAGACGCACACTGAGGAAGACCTCTACATCAAGGAGGAAGGCACATATGGCGACAAGGAGGAAGCTGAGGATTTGTCCAACCCTAACCAGCCCTATGCTGCAGAATCCCGGCCCTTTAAGTGTTCAGTATGCGAGAAGAGCTACAAGGATCCAGCCACTCTGCGGCAGCATGAGAAGACTCACTGGCTGACACGGCCCTTCCCTTGCAACATCTGCGGCAAGATGTTCACACAGCGGGGCACCATGACACGGCACATGCGCAGCCATTTAGGGCTCAAGCCCTTTGCTTGCGAGGAATGCGGGATGCGCTTTACCCGGCAGTACCGACTGACAGAGCATATGCGTGTCCACTCAGGAGAAAAACCCTACGAATGTCAACTGTGTGGTGGGAAATTCACCCAGCAGCGCAATCTGATCAGCCACCTGCGAATGCATACCTCTCCCACATAA